Proteins encoded in a region of the Halothiobacillus diazotrophicus genome:
- a CDS encoding DMT family transporter — protein MKASLYWLYLGIAIVTEVIGTSALKSAEGFTRFWPSVLVVVSYALSFYLLSLTLKTIPVGVVYAVWSGVGMVLLAIIGAVFFKQMLDTPAMVGIGLILAGVVVINLFSHTSLD, from the coding sequence ATGAAAGCATCCCTGTACTGGCTCTATCTGGGCATCGCCATCGTCACCGAGGTCATCGGCACCAGTGCGCTCAAATCGGCGGAAGGCTTCACGCGTTTCTGGCCCTCCGTGCTGGTGGTCGTCAGCTATGCCCTGTCGTTCTATCTCCTCTCCCTCACGCTGAAGACCATTCCGGTCGGTGTGGTCTATGCCGTCTGGTCGGGGGTCGGCATGGTGCTGCTTGCCATAATCGGCGCCGTCTTCTTCAAGCAGATGCTGGATACACCGGCCATGGTCGGCATCGGCCTGATTCTGGCCGGGGTGGTCGTGATCAACCTGTTTTCGCACACGTCTCTCGACTGA
- the gabT gene encoding 4-aminobutyrate--2-oxoglutarate transaminase, translating into MSQEQSTPINNASLHERRLAATPRGVGVMAGFYVDRALNAEVWDIEGNRYIDFAGGIAVLNTGHRHPALVAAIEDQLKRFTHTCYQVLPYESYVRLAERINALTPGDHAKKTAFFSSGAEAVENAVKIARAHTGRPGLIAFSGGFHGRTMMGCALTGKVVPYKVGFGPFPSEVYHLPFPMDVHGVTVADSLNALQTLFKADIEAKRVAAIIIEPVQGEGGFYVAPPELLRGLRQVCDEHGILLIFDEVQTGFGRTGKLFATEHYDVLPDIMTLAKSMAGGMTLSAVCGKAEVMDAPAPGGLGGTYAGNPLAIAAAHAVIDVMEQEQLVARANRLGEKLTARLTAAQANVPALKEVRGLGSMIAAEFFDPATGAPSPDAVKRVQQAALKAGLILLSCGVYGNVVRFLYPLTIEDAVFDEALDILDRALAEA; encoded by the coding sequence ATGAGCCAAGAACAATCCACGCCCATCAACAACGCCAGTCTGCATGAGCGGCGGCTCGCCGCCACGCCCCGCGGGGTCGGCGTCATGGCCGGCTTCTACGTCGATCGGGCCTTGAACGCCGAGGTCTGGGACATCGAGGGCAATCGCTACATCGATTTCGCCGGCGGCATCGCCGTACTGAACACCGGGCACCGGCACCCGGCGCTCGTGGCTGCGATCGAGGATCAGCTCAAGCGCTTCACCCACACCTGCTATCAGGTGCTGCCCTATGAAAGTTACGTGCGACTGGCCGAGCGTATCAATGCATTGACGCCGGGCGATCATGCCAAGAAGACCGCGTTCTTCTCCAGCGGTGCCGAGGCGGTCGAGAATGCGGTGAAAATCGCTCGCGCCCATACCGGACGCCCGGGTCTGATCGCGTTTTCCGGCGGCTTTCACGGTCGGACGATGATGGGCTGTGCCCTGACGGGCAAGGTCGTGCCCTACAAGGTCGGTTTTGGGCCGTTCCCCTCCGAGGTGTATCACCTGCCGTTCCCGATGGATGTGCACGGCGTGACGGTCGCGGATTCGCTGAATGCGCTACAGACCTTGTTCAAGGCCGACATCGAAGCGAAGCGGGTGGCCGCGATCATCATCGAACCGGTGCAGGGCGAAGGCGGGTTCTACGTCGCGCCGCCGGAACTGCTGCGCGGCCTGCGTCAGGTCTGCGACGAGCACGGCATCCTGCTGATCTTCGACGAGGTGCAGACCGGTTTTGGCCGTACCGGCAAGCTGTTCGCGACCGAGCACTATGACGTACTGCCGGACATCATGACCCTAGCCAAGAGCATGGCGGGCGGCATGACGTTGTCCGCCGTCTGCGGCAAGGCCGAGGTGATGGATGCGCCGGCGCCGGGCGGGCTCGGCGGCACTTATGCCGGCAATCCGCTGGCGATCGCCGCCGCGCATGCCGTGATCGATGTCATGGAACAGGAACAGCTGGTGGCCCGTGCCAATCGGCTGGGCGAAAAGTTGACGGCACGCCTGACCGCCGCCCAGGCCAACGTGCCCGCCCTGAAGGAAGTGCGCGGACTGGGTTCGATGATCGCCGCCGAGTTCTTCGATCCGGCCACCGGAGCACCTTCACCCGATGCCGTCAAACGGGTTCAGCAGGCGGCGCTCAAGGCCGGCCTGATTCTTCTCAGCTGCGGCGTGTACGGTAACGTGGTGCGGTTCCTCTATCCGCTGACAATCGAAGATGCGGTGTTCGACGAGGCGCTGGACATTCTCGACCGCGCGCTGGCCGAGGCCTGA
- a CDS encoding FUSC family protein translates to MIGFASSRVAAQITLVSVASYLAGFYFTELFHAASASLGGLWSSVSAIVVLQATQRDTLSSAYLRIFGSLIGAITSAAYLSVLPFSPLGMAVSIFLTVLVCHAIRIPDHARLAAITVVVIMVITSIDPTLNPLRNAGLRFSEAFIGAALAVIAALLWPGAKEMPRSPMPGTQD, encoded by the coding sequence ATGATTGGTTTTGCCTCCAGCCGGGTCGCGGCTCAGATCACCCTCGTCTCCGTGGCGTCCTATCTGGCCGGTTTCTATTTCACCGAGCTGTTTCACGCCGCTTCGGCCAGCCTGGGCGGACTCTGGTCCTCGGTCTCCGCCATCGTCGTGCTCCAGGCGACGCAGCGCGATACCTTGTCCTCGGCCTATCTGCGCATCTTCGGCTCGCTCATCGGCGCGATCACCAGCGCTGCCTATCTGTCCGTGCTGCCGTTCAGCCCGCTCGGTATGGCTGTATCGATCTTTCTGACCGTGCTCGTCTGTCACGCCATCCGGATTCCCGACCATGCCCGGCTGGCCGCGATCACGGTGGTCGTGATCATGGTAATCACCAGCATCGACCCGACCCTGAACCCGCTGCGCAATGCCGGATTGCGATTCAGCGAGGCCTTTATCGGCGCGGCGTTGGCGGTGATCGCCGCCCTGCTGTGGCCGGGCGCCAAGGAAATGCCCCGTTCCCCGATGCCCGGGACCCAGGACTGA
- a CDS encoding ABC transporter permease translates to MKNLFGRSWLIAVFIFLYIPIVTLVVYSFNDSRLSTVWTGFTFKWYVDAAHDRELIDGLIISLKLAFMSGILSVIFGTFTAFVLVRYGRFKGRTLLSSMANAPLVMPDVIVGISLLLMLVALQKWLGFPERGIPTILLGHALIGTSFATVVIISRLREIDRRLEEAAMDLGCKPFQVFMLVTLPLIASALVSAFLLTFTLSFDDVVVAAFLSGPGSTTLPLVIFSRARLGLDPSINAVATIIIVVVSIGVIASSLYQLRSQKRRQREISEAYGQSSRS, encoded by the coding sequence ATGAAAAACCTGTTTGGTCGATCCTGGCTGATCGCCGTATTCATCTTCCTGTACATCCCCATCGTCACGCTGGTCGTTTATTCGTTCAACGACTCGCGCCTGAGTACGGTGTGGACGGGGTTTACCTTCAAGTGGTACGTGGATGCCGCCCATGATCGAGAACTGATCGACGGTCTCATCATCTCGCTCAAACTGGCCTTCATGAGTGGGATCCTGTCGGTGATTTTCGGGACCTTCACGGCATTCGTGCTCGTCCGTTATGGTCGGTTCAAGGGGCGGACCCTGTTGTCCTCCATGGCGAATGCGCCGCTGGTGATGCCGGACGTGATCGTGGGCATCTCGCTGCTGCTGATGCTGGTGGCGCTGCAGAAGTGGCTGGGCTTTCCGGAACGGGGCATCCCCACGATTCTGCTGGGTCATGCGCTGATCGGTACGTCCTTCGCCACCGTGGTGATTATTTCCCGACTGCGGGAAATCGATCGCCGATTGGAAGAGGCCGCCATGGACCTGGGTTGCAAACCGTTCCAGGTATTCATGCTGGTCACGTTGCCCCTGATCGCATCGGCGCTGGTGTCGGCCTTCCTGTTGACCTTTACGCTGTCGTTCGATGACGTAGTGGTCGCGGCGTTCCTGTCCGGCCCGGGTTCGACGACCTTGCCGCTGGTGATCTTCTCCCGGGCGCGGTTGGGGCTGGACCCTTCGATCAATGCGGTCGCCACGATCATCATCGTCGTGGTGAGCATCGGGGTCATCGCCTCCAGCCTGTATCAGCTGCGATCGCAGAAAAGACGCCAGCGTGAAATCTCCGAAGCATACGGACAGTCGTCGCGAAGCTGA
- a CDS encoding CoA-acylating methylmalonate-semialdehyde dehydrogenase: MTAPEQIIGHYIDGQLFAGSGERKGDVYNPATGRIQSQVRFATAAEVHQAIAAAAQAFPAWSETSPLKRARVMFKFKELLEQNSDALARAITLEHGKTLSDAQGEIIRGLEVVEFACGMPHLLKGEFSDQVGTGIDTHSLRQPLGVVAGITPFNFPVMVPLWMIPMALTAGNTFVLKPSERDPSASLMLADLLAQAGLPAGVFNVVQGDKLAVDTLLTDKRVQAISFVGSTPIAEYIYTTGTANGKRVQALGGAKNHLVVMPDADLDQVVDALIGAGFGSAGERCMAITVAVAVGGVGDALVAKLAEKARDIRVGQGLDADVDMGPLVTPQHFAKVKSYVDTGVAEGADLVVDGRDFSLAGHEDGFFIGPCLFDHVTPDMTIYKEEIFGPVLSVMHVDDFESALQLVNDHEYGNGTAIFTRDGGVARAFSRRVQAGMVGVNVPIPVPIAFHSFGGWKRSLFGDHHIYGPEGVRFYTRLKTTTTRWPAGARVAAEFVMPTMK, encoded by the coding sequence ATGACCGCCCCGGAACAGATCATCGGCCATTACATCGACGGACAGCTTTTCGCCGGCAGCGGCGAGCGGAAGGGCGACGTGTACAACCCGGCCACCGGCCGGATTCAATCCCAGGTCCGGTTCGCCACAGCAGCGGAGGTCCATCAAGCCATCGCCGCCGCGGCACAGGCCTTTCCCGCCTGGTCCGAAACCTCGCCACTGAAGCGGGCACGGGTCATGTTCAAGTTCAAGGAACTGCTCGAGCAGAACAGCGATGCCCTGGCGCGCGCCATCACGCTCGAGCACGGCAAGACCCTGAGCGATGCCCAGGGGGAAATCATCCGCGGTCTCGAAGTGGTCGAGTTTGCCTGCGGCATGCCGCATCTGCTCAAGGGTGAGTTCAGCGATCAGGTAGGCACGGGCATCGATACCCATAGCCTGCGCCAGCCCCTGGGTGTCGTAGCCGGGATCACCCCGTTCAATTTCCCGGTCATGGTGCCGTTGTGGATGATCCCGATGGCCCTGACCGCCGGCAACACCTTCGTCCTGAAACCCTCTGAACGCGACCCCAGCGCCAGCCTGATGCTGGCCGACCTGCTCGCCCAGGCCGGGCTGCCGGCGGGCGTCTTCAACGTCGTGCAGGGCGACAAGCTGGCCGTGGACACCCTGCTGACCGACAAGCGGGTACAGGCAATCAGTTTTGTCGGCTCGACGCCGATCGCCGAATACATCTACACCACGGGCACGGCAAACGGCAAACGGGTACAGGCACTGGGTGGCGCGAAGAACCATCTCGTGGTCATGCCCGACGCCGACCTGGATCAGGTGGTCGATGCCCTCATCGGTGCCGGCTTCGGCTCGGCGGGCGAACGGTGCATGGCCATTACCGTGGCGGTGGCCGTCGGCGGCGTGGGCGACGCGCTTGTCGCCAAGCTCGCGGAAAAGGCGCGCGACATCCGGGTCGGTCAAGGCCTGGACGCCGACGTGGACATGGGACCGCTCGTCACCCCGCAACACTTTGCCAAAGTCAAATCCTACGTGGACACGGGGGTGGCGGAAGGCGCGGATCTCGTGGTCGACGGCCGGGACTTCTCCCTGGCCGGCCATGAGGACGGATTCTTCATCGGCCCCTGCCTGTTCGATCACGTCACCCCGGACATGACAATCTACAAGGAAGAGATCTTCGGCCCGGTTCTGTCCGTGATGCACGTCGACGACTTCGAAAGCGCCCTGCAGCTGGTCAACGATCACGAATACGGCAACGGCACCGCGATCTTCACCCGCGACGGCGGCGTGGCGCGGGCGTTTTCCCGACGGGTACAGGCCGGCATGGTGGGCGTGAACGTGCCGATTCCCGTGCCGATCGCCTTCCACAGCTTCGGCGGCTGGAAGCGCTCCCTGTTCGGCGATCACCACATCTATGGACCGGAAGGCGTCCGCTTCTATACCCGCCTGAAAACCACCACCACGCGCTGGCCGGCAGGCGCACGGGTTGCCGCCGAGTTCGTCATGCCCACCATGAAATAA
- a CDS encoding NAD-dependent succinate-semialdehyde dehydrogenase: MSIPLNHPALLKQGVAWLAGEWVGADSGATLTIKNPATGATIAEAPLMGRAETERAIAAAAVAQKQWRALTAKERSARLKTWFALIMQHQDDLARILTAEQGKPLAEARGEIAYGASFIEWFAEEAKRVYGEVIPAPQGDRRLVVLKQPIGVTAAITPWNFPTAMITRKAAPALAAGCSMIVKPAEQTPLSAFALAVLAEEAGIPGGVFQVITGDPVQIGGAICESPVVTKLSFTGSTEVGRILMRQSADTIKKLSLELGGNAPFIVFDDADLDAAVEGAIASKYRNAGQTCVCANRLFVQDGVFDAFAQKLADRVAELQVGDGFAEGVTQGPLIDAAALAKVESHVGDAIAKGARLVTGGKPHALGGTFYEPTVLADVSPEAMVFREETFGPVAPLFRFKTDDEVIELANRTEFGLASYFFSRDIGRIWRVAEALEYGMVGVNTGIFSNEVAPFGGVKQSGLGREGSHHGIDEYLEIKYVAMAGLS, encoded by the coding sequence ATGTCGATCCCATTGAATCATCCCGCGCTCCTCAAGCAAGGCGTTGCCTGGCTGGCGGGCGAATGGGTCGGCGCGGATTCCGGCGCCACCCTGACGATCAAGAACCCGGCTACGGGGGCCACGATTGCCGAAGCCCCCCTGATGGGACGAGCGGAAACGGAGCGTGCCATCGCTGCCGCGGCCGTCGCGCAAAAGCAATGGCGTGCCCTGACGGCCAAGGAGCGCTCGGCGCGGCTGAAGACCTGGTTTGCCTTGATCATGCAGCATCAGGACGATCTGGCGCGGATTCTCACCGCCGAGCAGGGCAAGCCTCTGGCGGAAGCGCGCGGCGAAATCGCCTACGGCGCCAGCTTTATCGAGTGGTTTGCCGAGGAGGCCAAGCGGGTCTACGGCGAGGTGATCCCCGCGCCGCAGGGCGATCGGCGCCTCGTGGTCCTGAAGCAGCCGATCGGCGTGACGGCGGCCATCACCCCCTGGAATTTCCCCACCGCGATGATCACCCGCAAGGCGGCACCGGCCCTGGCAGCCGGTTGTTCGATGATCGTGAAGCCGGCCGAACAGACACCGCTATCGGCCTTCGCACTGGCCGTCCTGGCCGAGGAAGCCGGTATCCCGGGCGGCGTGTTCCAGGTAATCACCGGCGATCCGGTACAGATCGGCGGCGCCATCTGCGAGAGCCCGGTGGTGACCAAGCTCTCCTTCACCGGTTCGACCGAGGTTGGCCGGATCCTGATGCGCCAGAGTGCGGACACCATCAAGAAGCTGTCGCTGGAACTGGGCGGCAACGCGCCATTCATCGTGTTCGACGATGCGGATCTGGATGCCGCCGTGGAAGGCGCCATCGCCAGCAAATACCGCAATGCCGGCCAGACCTGCGTCTGCGCCAACCGACTGTTCGTGCAGGACGGCGTGTTCGATGCCTTCGCCCAGAAACTGGCCGATCGCGTCGCTGAACTCCAGGTGGGTGACGGCTTTGCCGAAGGCGTCACCCAAGGCCCGCTCATCGACGCGGCGGCCCTGGCGAAAGTGGAAAGTCACGTGGGCGACGCGATCGCCAAGGGCGCGCGTCTGGTCACCGGCGGCAAGCCTCATGCGTTGGGCGGCACGTTCTACGAGCCGACGGTGCTGGCCGACGTCAGCCCGGAAGCCATGGTGTTCCGCGAGGAGACCTTCGGACCGGTCGCCCCGCTGTTCCGCTTCAAGACCGATGATGAAGTGATCGAACTGGCCAACCGCACCGAGTTCGGATTGGCCTCGTACTTCTTCAGCCGCGACATCGGTCGGATCTGGCGGGTCGCAGAGGCCCTCGAGTACGGCATGGTCGGTGTGAATACCGGCATCTTCTCCAACGAGGTGGCGCCCTTCGGTGGTGTGAAGCAATCCGGTCTCGGCCGCGAGGGTTCGCATCACGGGATCGATGAATACCTGGAAATCAAATATGTCGCGATGGCCGGTTTGTCCTAG
- the glnT gene encoding type III glutamate--ammonia ligase produces the protein MSTSLERVSETAVAEAHQRMAAAGVHTVIAQFVDIHGAAKGTYIPLAHLADIVSPGAGFGSPSIDGTGLPRHGPRAEFYGRGDLSTLKALPWMPGYARIVCEGEVLDEPHDWCARYLLRRQLARLAERGWTLNVGIEPEFCLFHQDAAGRPVPADPADALDKPSYDLKVMARVSDVLHRMMQDLETCGFDVFQIDHEDASGQFELNYHYSDALTAADRFVLFKMAAHHIAEDAGLIFSMMPKPFADRPGNGLHLHLSLRDETGRAVMADADDSHGLSETGRQCVAGLLAHARALTAFHAPSVNSYKRLVVGRSRSGTSWAPAHIAWGDNNRTSVLRTTGGRVEFRLTDGSCNIYLALASAIAAMLDGVTQGMQAPAPNDEDLYAWPDAQFAERGVATLPQTLGDALDALAADDVLVGALGAAFVGGFIDTMRMVWVDYCRSVSDWEYQRYLTWP, from the coding sequence ATGAGTACCTCGTTGGAACGTGTTTCCGAGACGGCGGTGGCCGAGGCCCACCAACGCATGGCGGCTGCGGGCGTGCATACCGTAATTGCCCAGTTCGTCGACATCCACGGCGCGGCAAAGGGGACCTACATACCGCTAGCCCACCTGGCGGATATCGTCTCGCCGGGTGCCGGATTCGGCTCGCCGTCCATCGACGGGACCGGTCTGCCGCGTCATGGCCCCCGCGCCGAGTTCTATGGTCGCGGCGATCTTTCGACCCTGAAGGCGCTGCCCTGGATGCCGGGGTATGCCCGCATCGTCTGCGAGGGCGAGGTCCTCGACGAACCCCATGACTGGTGCGCGCGTTACCTGCTGCGTCGTCAGTTGGCGCGATTGGCCGAGCGCGGCTGGACCCTGAACGTCGGTATCGAACCGGAGTTCTGTCTCTTCCATCAGGATGCCGCCGGGCGACCGGTGCCGGCCGATCCGGCGGATGCGCTGGATAAACCGTCCTACGATCTCAAGGTCATGGCGCGGGTCAGCGACGTGCTGCACCGGATGATGCAGGATCTGGAAACCTGCGGGTTCGACGTCTTCCAGATCGATCACGAGGACGCCAGCGGTCAATTCGAACTCAACTATCACTACAGCGATGCGCTCACGGCCGCCGATCGGTTCGTGCTGTTCAAGATGGCGGCGCATCACATCGCCGAGGATGCAGGGCTGATCTTCAGCATGATGCCCAAGCCCTTCGCCGACCGACCCGGCAACGGCCTGCACCTGCATCTGTCGTTACGGGACGAGACGGGGCGGGCGGTGATGGCGGATGCCGACGATTCCCATGGCCTCTCCGAAACGGGCCGGCAGTGCGTCGCGGGGCTCCTTGCCCACGCGCGGGCACTGACGGCATTCCACGCGCCCAGCGTGAATTCCTACAAGCGGCTGGTGGTGGGGCGATCCCGTTCCGGCACGAGCTGGGCGCCGGCGCACATCGCCTGGGGCGACAACAACCGCACCTCGGTGCTCCGTACGACCGGCGGGCGGGTCGAATTCCGACTGACGGACGGTAGTTGCAACATCTATCTGGCACTGGCTTCCGCCATCGCCGCCATGCTGGATGGCGTCACGCAGGGCATGCAAGCGCCCGCCCCCAACGACGAGGATCTCTACGCCTGGCCCGACGCGCAGTTTGCCGAGCGGGGCGTGGCGACCCTGCCGCAAACGCTGGGCGATGCTTTGGATGCGCTGGCAGCGGACGACGTGCTTGTCGGCGCGCTGGGGGCGGCATTCGTCGGCGGATTCATCGACACCATGCGCATGGTCTGGGTCGACTATTGCCGGTCGGTCAGCGACTGGGAATATCAGCGCTACCTGACCTGGCCGTAA
- a CDS encoding aldehyde dehydrogenase, with protein MNTIDWHARAAALTVDGRAWIDGQRVAAADGGTFESISPVDGRKLADVARCRAADVDRAVASARAAFEDRRWAGLSPGDRKRTMIRFADLVMAHREELALLETLDMGKPISASMATDVPATANTLRWYGEAIDKVYDEIAPTHGDTLALITREPMGVVAAIVPWNYPLLMASWKIAPALAAGNSVILKPSEKSPLTALRLGELALEAGIPVGVLNVVPGFGPEAGSPLALHGDVDCIAFTGSTAVGKKIQVMAGESNLKRAWCELGGKSPNIVFADCPDLDRAVAAAAGSIFYNQGESCNAPSRLLVERSIRDEFVEKLKQYSPNHMPGDPLDPDTKMGALVDQVQMENVLRYIESGKSQGATLCCGGERVRTETGGFYVAPTIFDGVTNEMIIASEEIFGPVLSIITFDTEEEAIRIANDTSYGLAAAVWTRDISRAHLVARALRAGTVHVNCYDEDDITVPFGGYKQSGNGRDKSLHALEKYTELKTTWISLA; from the coding sequence ATGAACACGATCGATTGGCATGCCCGCGCAGCGGCATTGACGGTAGACGGTCGCGCATGGATCGACGGACAACGCGTGGCAGCCGCCGACGGCGGCACGTTCGAGAGTATTTCCCCGGTCGACGGCCGCAAGCTGGCGGACGTGGCGCGGTGTCGGGCGGCGGATGTGGATCGCGCCGTCGCCTCGGCCCGGGCGGCCTTCGAGGATCGGCGCTGGGCAGGCCTGTCGCCGGGGGATCGGAAGCGCACGATGATCCGGTTTGCCGACCTCGTCATGGCTCACCGGGAAGAACTGGCGCTGCTGGAAACCCTGGACATGGGCAAGCCGATTTCGGCCAGCATGGCGACGGACGTGCCCGCGACGGCCAATACCCTGCGCTGGTACGGCGAGGCGATCGATAAAGTCTACGACGAAATCGCGCCGACCCACGGCGACACGCTGGCGCTGATCACCCGCGAGCCCATGGGCGTCGTGGCGGCCATCGTGCCCTGGAACTATCCCCTGCTGATGGCTTCCTGGAAAATCGCCCCGGCCCTGGCGGCGGGTAACAGCGTGATTCTCAAGCCCTCGGAAAAATCGCCGCTGACGGCGCTGCGCCTGGGCGAACTGGCTCTGGAGGCCGGCATTCCGGTCGGGGTGCTGAACGTGGTGCCGGGGTTCGGTCCCGAGGCGGGTTCGCCCCTGGCCCTGCATGGTGATGTGGACTGCATCGCCTTCACCGGTTCGACGGCTGTGGGCAAGAAGATCCAGGTCATGGCGGGCGAGAGCAACCTCAAGCGGGCTTGGTGCGAGCTGGGTGGCAAGTCGCCCAACATCGTGTTCGCCGACTGCCCGGATCTGGATCGCGCCGTCGCCGCGGCGGCCGGGTCGATCTTCTACAACCAGGGCGAGAGCTGCAATGCGCCGTCCCGCCTGCTGGTCGAGCGATCGATCCGCGACGAATTCGTCGAGAAACTGAAGCAGTATTCGCCGAACCACATGCCGGGCGATCCCCTTGATCCGGACACGAAGATGGGCGCGCTGGTCGACCAGGTCCAGATGGAGAACGTGCTTCGGTACATCGAGTCGGGCAAGAGCCAGGGTGCCACGCTCTGCTGCGGCGGCGAGCGCGTCCGCACGGAAACCGGCGGATTCTACGTGGCACCGACCATCTTCGACGGCGTGACCAACGAGATGATCATCGCCAGCGAGGAAATCTTCGGGCCGGTTCTGTCGATCATCACCTTCGATACCGAGGAAGAGGCCATCCGCATCGCCAACGACACGAGCTACGGTCTGGCCGCCGCCGTGTGGACCCGCGACATTTCCCGCGCCCATCTCGTGGCGCGCGCCTTGCGGGCGGGCACGGTGCACGTGAATTGTTACGACGAGGACGACATCACCGTGCCGTTCGGCGGCTACAAGCAGTCCGGCAACGGTCGCGACAAGTCATTGCACGCGCTGGAAAAGTACACCGAACTCAAAACGACCTGGATCAGCCTCGCCTGA